Proteins encoded by one window of Oncorhynchus gorbuscha isolate QuinsamMale2020 ecotype Even-year unplaced genomic scaffold, OgorEven_v1.0 Un_scaffold_910, whole genome shotgun sequence:
- the LOC124020787 gene encoding guanylyl cyclase-activating protein 2-like yields MGQNQQAQSTSEEELEISTIQDLYRRFINECPSGSLHLHEFKRMFGVQNDNSPESQYMEGIFSAFDMNGDNTMDFIEYVAALNLVLRGRLEDKLKWSFKVFDNDDNGRLDRHELRIIIRIIYKIKKGSVSDEAGQTHLTPEEVCDRIFQKVDENGDGQITLEEFVEGAKRDPWVQKLIRLDINPSYWVHQHLSDRKLQSPKR; encoded by the exons ATGGGTCAAAATCAGCAAGCTCAGTCAACCAGCGAAGAAGAGTTGGAAATATCGACAATTCAAGACCTCTACAGGAGGTTCATCAATGAGTGCCCCAGCGGTTCGTTGCACTTGCACGAGTTCAAAAGGATGTTTGGGGTTCAAAACGATAATTCGCCAGAATCGCAATACATGGAGGGCATATTCAGTGCGTTTGATATGAATGGG GACAACACCATGGATTTTATTGAGTATGTTGCTGCGCTAAACCTTGTGCTTCGAGGACGGCTCGAGGATAAACTCAAGTGGTCTTTCAAGGTGTTTGACAACGATGACAATGGACGACTGGACAGGCACGAGTTGAGAATAATTATAAGG ATCATCTACAAGATAAAGAAAGGTTCTGTCAGTGACGAGGCAGGTCAAACCCACCTTACACCTGAAGAGGTTTGTGACCGTATCTTCCAGAAAGTTGACGAGAATGGTGACG GTCAGATAACTCTGGAGGAGTTTGTGGAGGGGGCAAAGAGAGACCCCTGGGTACAAAAACTCATACGCCTGGATATCAACCCCAGTTACTGGGTCCACCAGCACTTGAGTGACAGAAAACTCCAGAGTCCAAAACGATGA